One window of the Arthrobacter sp. D5-1 genome contains the following:
- a CDS encoding LysR family transcriptional regulator: MKNLDLNLLPQLQVLLELRNVSRAAERLQLSQPATSAAMARLRRHFDDELLVRHGRTYDLTPFAQSLVPLVDEAMLHVQRATRVRSGFDATTSEREFVIAASDYAAALIVGPLRGILQQEAPRVVVDFVPTSGLEGTMAEYSKMDLLVGPTGYKMQGDSKQLFRDSFVAVVDAANPLLRMPAMTLTDLIGVPHAVGYFGEGISTPADKLFESRGVRRRVAATVAGFLSLPLLVEGTDLVALVPRMLASRAQRGARIEVLEFTGDLEASLVEAMYWHPSQTEDPANAWLRSVVQRACSQLHALFPVTAHPIPVAATYPVGADG, from the coding sequence ATGAAGAACCTGGACCTCAACCTGTTGCCCCAATTGCAGGTGCTGTTGGAACTGCGGAACGTTTCCCGGGCGGCCGAGCGGCTCCAACTCAGCCAGCCTGCAACCAGTGCAGCCATGGCCAGGCTCAGGCGGCATTTCGACGACGAACTCCTGGTGCGTCACGGCCGCACGTACGATCTCACACCCTTTGCGCAGTCGTTGGTCCCGCTGGTGGATGAAGCCATGCTTCATGTCCAGCGGGCCACGCGTGTCCGGTCCGGATTCGATGCCACCACAAGCGAACGCGAGTTCGTCATTGCGGCTTCCGATTATGCAGCTGCCCTCATTGTGGGGCCGCTGCGGGGCATCCTGCAGCAGGAAGCACCACGCGTGGTGGTGGACTTCGTTCCGACCTCCGGACTTGAGGGCACCATGGCCGAATACTCCAAGATGGACCTGTTGGTGGGGCCCACTGGTTACAAGATGCAAGGCGACTCCAAGCAGCTGTTCCGTGACAGTTTTGTAGCAGTGGTCGATGCCGCGAATCCTTTGCTCCGGATGCCGGCCATGACGTTGACGGATCTTATTGGCGTCCCGCACGCGGTGGGGTACTTTGGCGAGGGGATCAGCACCCCGGCTGACAAACTTTTTGAGTCCCGGGGGGTTCGACGGCGGGTGGCAGCGACAGTGGCAGGCTTCCTGTCCCTGCCCCTCCTGGTGGAGGGTACGGACTTGGTGGCCTTGGTGCCGAGGATGCTGGCGTCCAGGGCCCAACGCGGGGCAAGGATCGAGGTTCTGGAGTTCACCGGAGACTTGGAGGCCTCATTGGTCGAGGCAATGTATTGGCATCCATCACAGACCGAAGATCCAGCCAACGCCTGGCTGAGGTCAGTGGTTCAGCGGGCCTGTTCCCAACTGCACGCTCTTTTCCCGGTGACGGCACATCCCATACCCGTCGCAGCAACGTATCCCGTTGGGGCGGACGGATGA
- a CDS encoding SDR family oxidoreductase, producing the protein MTDAMVVITGANGGQGLAETLLLATTGATVLAADLTAEPSAALKAVAASHPDRIVYRQLDVTEPSGWAHLAKLLHDEYGRVDGLVNNAGITRRGRLLEATPADLAAVSEVNVTGALLGMQACVPLMKPGASIVNVGSVAALSGHYPVAYTASKWALRGLTIAAATELGPQGIRVNSVHPGFIETPMTSGANPAFREASIAETPLGRTGTPEEVAAVVLFLLSPMAAFVTGVDLPVDGGQSSHGGAKSISDAVR; encoded by the coding sequence ATGACAGACGCCATGGTGGTGATTACAGGCGCCAACGGTGGCCAAGGCCTGGCCGAAACCCTGCTGCTGGCCACTACCGGGGCGACCGTGCTCGCGGCAGATCTGACCGCGGAGCCATCCGCAGCCCTGAAGGCCGTAGCCGCTTCACACCCGGACCGCATTGTCTACCGCCAACTCGATGTCACCGAGCCGAGTGGGTGGGCGCACTTGGCGAAGCTCCTCCACGACGAATACGGCCGGGTGGACGGCTTGGTCAACAACGCCGGCATCACCCGACGCGGCCGCCTGCTCGAGGCAACACCGGCCGATCTCGCCGCCGTATCGGAGGTGAACGTTACTGGGGCTCTGCTGGGAATGCAGGCCTGCGTTCCGTTGATGAAGCCCGGGGCTTCCATCGTCAATGTTGGATCAGTGGCGGCACTCAGCGGGCATTACCCTGTTGCTTACACCGCCAGTAAATGGGCGCTGCGGGGGCTTACCATCGCCGCCGCCACGGAACTCGGGCCGCAGGGCATCCGGGTTAACTCGGTTCATCCTGGATTTATCGAGACGCCCATGACGTCCGGAGCCAACCCGGCTTTCAGGGAAGCCAGCATCGCCGAGACGCCGCTGGGGAGAACCGGGACTCCCGAGGAAGTTGCGGCCGTCGTGCTTTTCCTCCTGAGCCCAATGGCCGCTTTTGTCACGGGAGTGGACCTGCCGGTTGACGGCGGACAGAGCAGCCACGGCGGAGCGAAATCAATCTCAGATGCGGTGCGTTGA
- a CDS encoding dihydrofolate reductase family protein — protein MASSLDGYIASEGGDLSWLNDAMARDEDYGFEATERRTGAYIMGANTYREVSAMGGGVSKVPTYVVTHHQTLATKGTTELFSGDLRELVAHIKETIAGDKDICLFGGGELVTEFIEQGLIDELGISVIPVILGGGIPFFGRVGQWTKLELMECRHYPSGIVLLNYRLVGPGT, from the coding sequence ATGGCCTCCAGCTTGGACGGATACATCGCCTCAGAGGGCGGCGATCTTTCATGGCTGAACGATGCCATGGCCAGGGACGAAGACTACGGATTTGAAGCCACCGAGCGCAGGACCGGGGCTTACATCATGGGGGCCAACACCTACCGTGAGGTGTCAGCGATGGGCGGCGGGGTGTCCAAGGTCCCAACGTACGTGGTCACCCACCATCAAACTCTCGCTACCAAGGGCACTACCGAACTGTTCTCCGGCGATCTGCGGGAACTCGTTGCGCATATCAAGGAAACCATTGCCGGGGACAAAGACATCTGCCTGTTTGGCGGCGGTGAGTTGGTGACGGAATTCATCGAGCAGGGTTTGATCGATGAGCTGGGGATTTCCGTGATCCCCGTCATCCTGGGCGGTGGCATTCCGTTCTTCGGCCGGGTGGGTCAGTGGACGAAGTTGGAACTCATGGAGTGCCGTCATTACCCGTCCGGAATCGTCCTGTTGAACTACCGGTTGGTGGGCCCGGGGACCTAG
- a CDS encoding MFS transporter, with amino-acid sequence MNEEARKIQRVYLTLTLGNTIAASFIWGINTLFLLDAGLSNLEAFAANAFFTAGMVLFEVPTGVIADGWGRRVSFLLGTVTLAVSTYLYFVLWQISAPFWMWAVVSVLLGLGFTFFSGAVEAWLVDALRFSGYEGGLESVLGRGQMVQGVAMLLGSVAGGVIAQASNLGVPFILRVAVLAAMFAVAFALMHDVGFSPERSTHPLRATRAVLSASIENGLKKPPVRYVMLAAPFSAGVGIYVFYALQPFLLDLFGDPRAYSIAGLAAAIVAGSQILGGWLAPHARTLFHKRTSVLILGGLVGAVILLILGFTRNFWLALVLLALWGVVGAAATPVRQAYINDMIPSKQRATVLSFDSLMGSSGGVVIQPLLGRGADLYGYPASLAVAGVIELIAVPFLLASRKQGAAADTAVTTETAPDTESLP; translated from the coding sequence GTGAACGAGGAAGCCCGCAAGATTCAACGTGTCTACCTCACGCTGACGCTGGGAAACACCATTGCTGCCTCGTTCATCTGGGGTATCAACACTCTCTTCCTGCTTGATGCCGGGCTGAGCAACCTTGAGGCATTCGCCGCCAATGCGTTCTTCACAGCAGGGATGGTCCTTTTCGAGGTTCCTACCGGGGTCATCGCCGACGGTTGGGGCCGTAGGGTTTCCTTCTTGCTGGGCACGGTGACGCTGGCCGTCTCCACCTATTTGTACTTTGTGCTGTGGCAGATCTCGGCGCCATTCTGGATGTGGGCAGTGGTCTCCGTCCTGCTGGGCTTGGGCTTTACGTTCTTCTCCGGGGCTGTGGAGGCCTGGCTAGTGGACGCATTGCGCTTCTCGGGTTACGAAGGCGGGCTCGAGTCCGTGCTGGGCAGGGGGCAAATGGTGCAAGGCGTGGCCATGTTGCTCGGCTCCGTGGCCGGCGGCGTCATAGCCCAGGCAAGCAATCTCGGGGTGCCGTTCATCCTCCGGGTAGCTGTGTTGGCAGCGATGTTCGCAGTAGCGTTCGCCCTAATGCACGACGTCGGGTTCTCGCCTGAACGCTCGACGCACCCCCTTCGTGCTACCCGCGCAGTGCTTTCCGCGTCCATTGAGAACGGATTGAAAAAACCGCCAGTACGCTACGTGATGCTCGCCGCACCGTTCAGCGCCGGCGTCGGAATCTATGTTTTCTACGCCCTTCAGCCGTTCCTGCTTGATCTGTTCGGCGACCCGCGCGCCTACTCCATCGCCGGACTGGCTGCCGCCATTGTGGCTGGTTCGCAGATCCTGGGCGGCTGGCTCGCTCCCCACGCACGAACACTGTTCCACAAACGCACGTCCGTCCTGATTCTCGGTGGCCTGGTGGGTGCCGTCATCCTGCTGATCCTCGGGTTCACCCGCAACTTCTGGCTTGCGTTGGTGCTCCTGGCCCTGTGGGGCGTAGTGGGCGCCGCCGCAACTCCGGTCCGACAGGCGTATATCAATGACATGATCCCTTCGAAGCAACGGGCCACCGTACTCAGTTTCGATTCGCTCATGGGTTCAAGCGGTGGCGTGGTCATCCAGCCACTCCTTGGCCGGGGGGCTGATCTTTACGGCTACCCGGCATCCTTGGCTGTGGCCGGCGTCATCGAGCTGATCGCGGTGCCGTTCCTGCTGGCAAGCCGAAAGCAAGGCGCAGCGGCGGACACGGCCGTCACAACTGAAACCGCCCCGGACACCGAATCCTTGCCGTGA
- a CDS encoding FAD-binding monooxygenase, with the protein MQFHHHGYVSGDPRVEPAAGVGINRPAELPDEVDVLIVGTGPAGMLTAAQLSQFPDITTRIVERRPGRLAIGQADGIQARSVETFQAFGFAERIIAEAYRITEMAFWKPDPADHSRIVRAARAVDDPAGISEFPHLIVNQARVLDYFAEFMANSPTRMTPDYGYEFQGLEVTEDGDYPVTVTLAHTSGPKEGRERTVRAKYVVGADGARSKVRESIGCHLAGDQANHAWGVMDVLAVTDFPDIRTKCAIQSGAGGSILLIPREGGHLFRMYVDLGEVNPNDKGAVRKTTIEQIIGKANDILHPYTLDVRNVAWHSVYEVGHRLTDRFDDVLPEDRGTRTPRVFITGDACHTHSAKAGQGMNVSMQDGFNIGWKLGHVLEGRSPESLLDSYSAERQVVAKNLIDFDKQWSTLMAKKPEEFEDPAELETFYTSTAEFPAGFMTQYAPSMLVAEAQHQELATGFPVGKRFKSAPVLRVCDTNPMHLGHHAKADGRWRIYVFADTAQAGSPGPVADFAEWIASSPESPLAATPSDADRDAWFDVKVIYQQDHTNVDINAVPEAFKPTVGPFKLTYLEKVFGTDPNNDIFDLRGLSRDGVVVVVRPDQYVANVLPLTATAELGRFFAPLLASHPGAGLVQA; encoded by the coding sequence GTGCAGTTCCACCACCACGGATACGTATCCGGTGACCCGCGAGTTGAACCGGCCGCCGGCGTCGGCATCAACCGCCCCGCCGAGCTGCCCGACGAAGTTGACGTTCTCATTGTGGGCACCGGCCCGGCCGGAATGTTGACCGCGGCGCAACTGTCCCAGTTTCCTGACATCACAACCCGCATTGTGGAGCGTCGCCCCGGACGGCTCGCCATCGGCCAGGCCGACGGCATTCAGGCCCGCAGCGTCGAAACTTTCCAGGCATTCGGGTTTGCCGAACGAATCATCGCGGAGGCATACCGCATCACCGAGATGGCCTTCTGGAAGCCGGACCCGGCCGACCACTCCCGCATTGTCCGGGCCGCCCGGGCTGTGGACGATCCCGCGGGGATCAGTGAGTTCCCGCACCTGATTGTGAACCAGGCCCGCGTGCTGGACTACTTTGCCGAGTTCATGGCCAACTCCCCCACGCGGATGACGCCGGACTACGGCTACGAATTCCAAGGCCTCGAAGTCACCGAAGACGGCGACTACCCTGTCACCGTCACACTGGCCCATACGTCCGGTCCCAAGGAAGGCCGGGAGCGCACTGTCCGGGCAAAATATGTGGTGGGGGCTGACGGTGCCCGCAGCAAAGTTCGCGAGTCCATCGGCTGCCACCTTGCCGGCGATCAGGCCAACCACGCCTGGGGTGTCATGGACGTCCTCGCCGTCACCGATTTCCCGGACATCCGCACCAAGTGCGCCATCCAGTCCGGCGCCGGTGGCAGCATCCTGTTGATCCCCCGCGAAGGTGGCCACCTGTTCCGCATGTACGTGGACTTGGGCGAAGTTAATCCCAACGACAAAGGCGCCGTGCGGAAAACCACCATCGAGCAAATCATCGGCAAGGCCAACGACATCCTCCACCCCTACACCCTGGATGTCCGCAATGTCGCCTGGCACAGCGTCTACGAGGTAGGACACCGGCTCACAGACAGGTTCGACGACGTTCTGCCGGAGGACCGCGGTACCCGCACGCCACGGGTGTTCATCACCGGCGACGCCTGCCACACCCACAGCGCGAAAGCCGGCCAAGGCATGAACGTCTCCATGCAGGATGGCTTTAACATTGGCTGGAAACTCGGCCACGTCCTGGAAGGCCGCAGCCCCGAAAGCCTACTGGACAGCTACTCGGCCGAACGCCAGGTGGTGGCCAAGAACCTGATCGATTTCGACAAGCAATGGTCCACACTGATGGCCAAGAAACCAGAAGAATTCGAAGACCCCGCCGAACTGGAGACCTTCTACACCAGCACCGCAGAATTCCCGGCCGGCTTCATGACCCAATATGCCCCGTCCATGCTGGTTGCCGAGGCACAGCACCAGGAGCTCGCCACCGGCTTCCCCGTCGGTAAACGCTTCAAATCGGCACCCGTCCTCCGTGTCTGCGACACCAACCCCATGCACCTTGGCCATCACGCCAAAGCAGATGGCCGATGGCGCATCTACGTCTTTGCCGATACTGCCCAAGCGGGCAGCCCAGGTCCGGTAGCCGACTTCGCCGAGTGGATCGCGAGCTCACCGGAATCGCCGCTGGCCGCGACGCCGTCGGACGCTGACCGCGACGCCTGGTTCGATGTCAAGGTGATCTACCAACAAGACCACACCAACGTGGACATCAACGCCGTACCCGAGGCCTTCAAACCCACGGTAGGACCCTTCAAGCTCACCTACCTCGAAAAAGTGTTCGGTACCGACCCCAACAACGACATCTTCGACCTGCGCGGACTCAGCCGGGACGGCGTCGTTGTGGTGGTCCGCCCGGACCAGTACGTCGCCAATGTGCTGCCCCTGACCGCGACGGCCGAACTTGGCCGGTTTTTCGCGCCGCTGTTGGCTTCACACCCGGGCGCTGGACTCGTCCAGGCGTAG